One segment of Nostoc piscinale CENA21 DNA contains the following:
- a CDS encoding TenA family protein: MTLSHELWVANQDLGQACLDHPFVQGIADGTLEQSKFAYYVGQDAFFLEAFARAYSIAAAKAPDWKGFHIFHNLVDGVLGELQLHQNYAAKWGVNLHSVEPGAGTRRYTDFLLATAWSSDIGITAAAMSPCMRLYAFLGEQLACNGIPHHQYADWIRTYSSADFQPLTQQLESLVDHYATNHALVHSTYRYAMLCERDFFCSCVESWESGLIFCK, from the coding sequence ATGACTTTATCTCATGAATTATGGGTGGCAAATCAAGATTTAGGGCAAGCCTGTCTAGACCATCCTTTTGTACAAGGTATCGCTGATGGTACACTTGAACAGTCTAAATTTGCTTACTATGTGGGACAAGATGCTTTTTTCTTAGAAGCTTTTGCCCGTGCCTATAGCATCGCCGCAGCTAAAGCACCAGACTGGAAAGGTTTTCATATATTTCACAATTTAGTCGATGGTGTTTTAGGCGAGTTACAACTACATCAAAACTATGCAGCCAAGTGGGGAGTCAATTTACACTCTGTAGAACCAGGCGCAGGTACCCGCCGTTACACAGATTTTTTGTTAGCTACAGCTTGGAGTAGTGATATTGGGATAACTGCTGCGGCGATGTCACCTTGTATGCGTTTGTATGCTTTTTTGGGGGAACAGTTAGCTTGTAATGGTATTCCCCATCATCAATATGCAGATTGGATTCGGACTTACAGCAGTGCAGATTTTCAACCACTAACCCAGCAATTAGAAAGTTTAGTTGATCATTACGCCACAAATCACGCTTTGGTTCATTCAACTTACCGTTACGCTATGCTGTGCGAACGTGATTTTTTTTGCAGCTGCGTGGAATCATGGGAGTCTGGTTTGATTTTTTGTAAGTAA
- a CDS encoding JmjC domain-containing protein, translating into MPSSKQQQPQAPPYLECVLQAGDLLYIPRGHWHHAVACEQPSLHLTVGIECQTGLDWLIKDLCESVSWRQSLPAITNSNTNVIEKQLRALRQHLIETLQ; encoded by the coding sequence ATGCCATCATCAAAACAACAGCAACCACAAGCACCTCCTTATCTAGAATGTGTGTTGCAAGCTGGAGATTTATTGTATATTCCTAGAGGACATTGGCACCATGCTGTTGCTTGTGAACAGCCATCTCTTCATCTTACTGTTGGGATTGAATGTCAAACAGGGCTTGATTGGCTGATCAAAGATTTATGCGAAAGTGTCAGTTGGCGGCAAAGTTTACCAGCGATCACCAATAGTAATACAAATGTGATAGAAAAACAGTTACGTGCATTACGTCAGCATTTAATTGAGACTTTACAGTAA
- the prfC gene encoding peptide chain release factor 3, which translates to MSTEIQSELYQAVEQRRNFAIISHPDAGKTTLTEKLLLYGGAIHEAGAVKARRAQRKATSDWMAMEQQRGISITSTVLQFEYQNCQINLLDTPGHQDFSEDTYRTLAAADNAVMLIDAAKGLEPQTRKLFEVCKLRGLPIFTFVNKLDRPGREPLELLDEIEQELGLQTYAVNWPIGMGDRFKGVFDRQQQQIHLFERSAHGSKEARDTVVDLGDAKIEQLLEEDLYHQLKNDLELLEGVGPELDLELVHQGKMTPVFFGSAMTNFGVELFLKSFLDYALKPGVHNSSVGEVPPTYPEFSGFVFKLQANMDPKHRDRIAFVRVCTGRFEKDMTVNHARTGKVVRLSRPQKLFAQERESIDVAYPGDVIGLNNPGVFAIGDTIYTGQKLEYEGIPYFSPELFATLRNPNPSKFKQFQKGISELREEGAVQIMYSTDEAKREPILAAVGQLQFEVVQFRLQNEYGVETILDLLPYSVARWVEGGWEALNKVGRLFNTTTVKDSMDRPVLLFRNEWNCHQLLEDHPNLKLSAIAPVFYGQSSVES; encoded by the coding sequence ATGTCAACTGAAATTCAGTCAGAACTTTATCAAGCCGTAGAACAGCGTCGCAATTTTGCGATTATTTCTCACCCTGACGCGGGGAAAACGACGCTGACAGAAAAGCTACTGTTGTACGGAGGTGCAATTCATGAAGCTGGTGCGGTGAAAGCGCGGCGGGCGCAGCGCAAAGCTACTTCCGACTGGATGGCGATGGAACAGCAACGCGGTATTTCGATTACTTCGACGGTTTTACAGTTTGAGTACCAAAACTGTCAGATTAATTTATTAGACACCCCCGGACACCAAGATTTTAGTGAAGATACTTACCGGACTCTGGCTGCTGCTGATAATGCGGTGATGTTAATTGATGCGGCGAAAGGTTTGGAACCGCAAACCCGTAAATTATTTGAAGTATGTAAATTGCGGGGTTTGCCGATTTTTACTTTCGTGAATAAACTCGACCGTCCGGGTAGAGAACCTTTAGAACTGTTAGATGAAATTGAACAGGAACTAGGGTTGCAGACTTATGCTGTGAATTGGCCGATTGGGATGGGCGATCGCTTTAAGGGTGTATTTGATCGTCAGCAGCAACAAATTCACTTATTTGAACGCAGCGCCCACGGTAGCAAAGAAGCCCGTGATACTGTTGTTGATTTGGGTGATGCCAAAATTGAACAGCTGCTAGAAGAAGACTTGTACCACCAACTGAAAAATGATTTGGAACTGTTAGAGGGAGTCGGCCCGGAACTAGATTTGGAATTAGTGCATCAAGGCAAAATGACCCCAGTGTTCTTTGGTAGCGCCATGACCAACTTTGGCGTAGAGTTATTCCTCAAGTCTTTTCTCGACTATGCCCTAAAACCAGGTGTTCACAATAGCAGCGTTGGCGAAGTTCCGCCCACATATCCTGAGTTTTCTGGTTTTGTGTTCAAATTGCAAGCCAACATGGATCCAAAACACCGCGATCGCATCGCATTTGTCCGGGTCTGCACTGGCAGATTTGAAAAAGATATGACAGTCAATCACGCCCGCACAGGCAAAGTCGTACGTTTATCGCGTCCGCAAAAACTCTTTGCCCAAGAACGGGAATCGATTGATGTCGCATATCCAGGTGATGTCATCGGCTTAAACAATCCCGGCGTATTTGCGATCGGCGATACCATTTACACAGGGCAGAAATTGGAATACGAAGGAATTCCCTATTTTTCACCAGAACTATTTGCCACCCTCAGAAATCCTAACCCCTCAAAGTTTAAGCAATTTCAAAAAGGGATTTCGGAATTGCGCGAAGAAGGTGCTGTACAGATTATGTACTCAACTGATGAAGCTAAACGCGAACCAATTTTGGCGGCGGTGGGTCAGTTGCAATTTGAAGTGGTGCAGTTTCGCCTACAGAACGAGTATGGCGTAGAAACAATTCTCGATTTATTACCCTACAGCGTCGCCCGTTGGGTAGAAGGTGGTTGGGAAGCTTTGAACAAGGTGGGACGTTTATTTAACACCACCACAGTCAAAGACAGTATGGATCGGCCAGTGTTACTATTCCGCAATGAATGGAATTGCCATCAGTTACTAGAAGACCATCCCAATTTAAAATTAAGCGCGATCGCCCCGGTATTTTATGGTCAATCATCAGTGGAATCTTGA
- a CDS encoding Tudor-knot domain-containing protein, translating into MDKSIVQLVDELPSDNITVKVLKALDYVAPGQWDNLVGFDNTVRAITGETDANVIQRIRDRADSIYLDPQNGYQAAVKLYQIIDKADAAMGTAALANKVGEKISFLSFLGNITPKADVTQTIDLVLKIAVEIIAFCKINGIPQPNPQEFANTLANNYQNASLMRMAALVCIDGILPLGPDFLIKIQEIISGANANDAIAQNPVFQAVNSSLPGNSPADKVGFLSQAFNSVQGWMNGLVAKTGITPQSVASGLSSFVQIADDNLDFVAAVLDQTTNYFEHTGIQTVARTIILQAHTLVKAEIAEEAKKPQKQDTASASKSKSDTSQYAVNSTVEVWDKEDEEWYKATIQKIKDDQFYINYIGYGSSSDEWVGEQDIRIRDIESSDDNGFAVGQKIKCWDDENEEWYTATIEEIRGQQYFVHYADYDSSYDEWVDLEEIC; encoded by the coding sequence ATGGATAAATCCATTGTTCAGTTAGTTGATGAGTTACCCAGTGACAATATTACTGTCAAAGTTCTCAAAGCCCTTGATTATGTAGCGCCGGGGCAGTGGGATAATTTGGTGGGATTTGATAATACTGTGCGTGCGATTACTGGCGAAACTGATGCTAACGTGATTCAAAGAATCCGCGATCGCGCCGATAGCATATACTTAGATCCACAAAACGGTTATCAAGCGGCTGTCAAACTGTATCAAATCATCGACAAAGCTGATGCAGCAATGGGAACTGCGGCTTTAGCTAACAAAGTGGGTGAAAAAATTAGTTTTCTTTCGTTTTTAGGTAACATTACGCCCAAAGCCGATGTCACCCAAACAATTGACTTAGTTCTCAAAATCGCTGTCGAAATTATCGCCTTCTGCAAAATCAACGGAATTCCCCAACCGAACCCCCAAGAATTTGCCAATACTTTAGCGAATAACTATCAAAATGCTTCTCTGATGCGGATGGCTGCTTTGGTATGTATCGATGGCATTTTACCTTTAGGCCCTGACTTTCTGATTAAAATTCAGGAAATTATTAGTGGTGCTAATGCTAATGATGCGATCGCTCAAAATCCTGTCTTTCAAGCTGTTAATAGTTCTTTACCTGGTAATAGCCCTGCTGATAAAGTTGGTTTTCTTTCCCAAGCTTTTAACTCAGTCCAAGGCTGGATGAATGGCCTTGTAGCCAAGACAGGAATTACACCACAGTCAGTTGCGAGTGGTTTGAGCAGCTTTGTTCAGATTGCTGACGATAATTTAGACTTTGTAGCCGCAGTCTTAGATCAAACTACAAATTATTTTGAGCATACAGGTATTCAAACTGTTGCCCGCACCATAATTTTACAAGCTCACACTCTAGTCAAAGCCGAAATCGCCGAAGAAGCTAAAAAACCACAAAAACAAGATACTGCATCGGCTAGTAAGTCTAAATCAGATACCAGCCAGTATGCAGTCAATAGCACAGTAGAAGTCTGGGACAAAGAAGACGAAGAATGGTACAAAGCCACAATTCAGAAAATTAAAGACGACCAATTCTATATCAACTACATCGGCTATGGTTCATCTTCTGATGAGTGGGTTGGTGAACAAGATATTCGGATTCGTGATATTGAATCATCCGATGATAATGGATTTGCTGTTGGTCAAAAAATCAAATGCTGGGATGATGAAAACGAAGAATGGTATACTGCCACAATTGAAGAAATTCGCGGTCAGCAATACTTTGTACATTATGCTGATTATGACTCCTCTTATGATGAGTGGGTTGATTTAGAAGAAATTTGCTAA
- a CDS encoding DUF4870 domain-containing protein has translation MYDPDKRKIFSALCHGAIFFSTLFMSVGIPIAMLFIANDPVVLENAKESINFHLNVWIYGIIITALLWLTFGLLFPLVFLGYALHWGLTIWAIASVLTKPDQPFRYPFIFRVI, from the coding sequence ATGTACGACCCAGATAAACGCAAGATTTTTTCTGCTTTGTGTCACGGAGCGATTTTCTTCAGTACGCTTTTTATGTCTGTGGGGATACCGATCGCTATGCTATTCATTGCGAATGATCCGGTAGTCCTAGAAAATGCCAAAGAATCTATTAATTTTCACCTGAATGTTTGGATTTATGGAATTATTATTACAGCATTGCTCTGGTTAACTTTTGGTTTGTTATTCCCTCTAGTATTCCTTGGATATGCGCTGCATTGGGGATTAACAATTTGGGCGATCGCCAGTGTGCTTACCAAGCCAGACCAACCCTTCCGCTATCCCTTCATTTTCCGTGTTATATAA
- a CDS encoding cupin domain-containing protein, translated as MNELLNYHKLKEPDLRFSMNGKSLPETRNRQEWSDRLRQGATLIINGVHHRIPTVAELAANLRHEIGYETHINLYCSPAKQQGFDCHYDTHDVLILQIDGEKKNGLFMKQQFYILPQICHHQNNSNHKHLLI; from the coding sequence TTGAATGAACTACTGAATTATCACAAACTCAAAGAACCAGATTTACGCTTTTCGATGAATGGCAAATCTTTGCCAGAGACACGTAATAGGCAAGAGTGGAGCGATCGCCTGCGTCAAGGTGCTACACTAATTATCAACGGTGTACATCATCGAATTCCGACTGTAGCAGAACTCGCAGCAAATCTGCGCCATGAAATTGGCTATGAAACCCACATTAATTTATATTGTTCACCCGCCAAACAGCAAGGTTTTGATTGTCACTACGACACTCATGATGTCTTGATTCTGCAAATTGATGGTGAAAAAAAAAATGGTTTGTTTATGAAGCAACAGTTTTATATCCTACCGCAGATATGCCATCATCAAAACAACAGCAACCACAAGCACCTCCTTATCTAG
- the hemB gene encoding porphobilinogen synthase, with amino-acid sequence MFPIQRPRRLRSHPQLRRMVRETILTTNDLIYPLFAVPGNGIAKEVKSMPGVYQLSVDKIVEEAKEVYDLGIPAIILFGIPEDKDADATGAWHDCGIVQKAATAVKESVPDLIVIADTCLCEYTSHGHCGYLQVGDLTGRVLNDPTLELLQKTAVSQAKAGADIIAPSGMMDGFVYAIRTALDEAGFQDTPILSYAAKYASAYYGPFRDAAESTPQFGDRRTYQMDPGNSREAIKEIELDIAEGADMLMVKPALAYMDIIWRVKEASNLPVAAYNVSGEYSMIKAAALNGWIDEERVVMETLTGFKRAGADLILTYHAKDAARWLR; translated from the coding sequence ATGTTTCCCATACAACGTCCCCGTCGTTTGCGTAGCCACCCCCAACTGCGTCGGATGGTACGTGAAACCATCCTTACAACTAATGATTTAATTTACCCCCTGTTTGCTGTACCAGGTAACGGAATTGCCAAGGAAGTTAAATCTATGCCCGGAGTCTACCAATTATCGGTAGACAAAATTGTGGAAGAAGCCAAAGAAGTTTACGACTTAGGCATTCCCGCCATCATTTTATTTGGCATTCCCGAAGATAAAGACGCTGATGCTACTGGTGCTTGGCATGATTGCGGAATAGTCCAAAAAGCTGCAACTGCTGTTAAAGAATCAGTGCCAGACTTGATTGTAATTGCTGACACCTGCTTGTGTGAATACACCAGTCATGGTCACTGCGGTTACTTACAAGTGGGTGATTTAACCGGACGAGTCCTCAATGACCCCACCTTAGAATTACTCCAGAAAACCGCCGTTTCTCAAGCCAAAGCTGGTGCAGATATCATCGCGCCTTCGGGAATGATGGATGGTTTTGTCTATGCAATTCGGACTGCATTAGATGAAGCTGGTTTCCAAGATACACCCATTTTGTCTTATGCTGCTAAGTATGCTTCGGCTTACTATGGGCCTTTCCGCGATGCGGCTGAGTCCACACCCCAATTTGGCGACAGAAGAACTTATCAAATGGACCCTGGAAATAGTCGGGAAGCCATTAAAGAAATTGAATTAGATATTGCCGAAGGTGCGGATATGCTCATGGTTAAGCCTGCATTGGCTTACATGGATATTATCTGGCGCGTGAAGGAAGCAAGTAACTTACCTGTTGCAGCTTACAACGTTTCCGGTGAGTATTCCATGATTAAAGCTGCGGCTTTGAATGGCTGGATAGATGAAGAACGTGTAGTTATGGAAACTTTAACCGGCTTTAAGCGTGCTGGTGCAGACTTGATTTTAACTTACCATGCCAAAGATGCAGCTAGATGGTTGCGGTAA
- a CDS encoding vWA domain-containing protein — MLDSRDYTLIIDKSGSMATPDQKGGRSRWVAAQESTLALASKCEQFDPDGITVYVFSGRFKRYDNVTTSKVTQIFQENDPSGTTDLAAVLKHATDDYFQRKAAGTAKPNGDTILVVTDGEPDDRKAVMRVIIEASRRMDRDEELGISFIQVGTDPQATRFLKVLDDELQSAGAKFDICDTITMEDMEDLSLSEVLLNAIND; from the coding sequence ATGCTAGACAGCCGAGATTATACTCTAATTATTGACAAAAGTGGTAGCATGGCAACCCCAGACCAAAAAGGTGGAAGAAGTCGCTGGGTTGCAGCCCAAGAATCTACTTTAGCGTTAGCTAGTAAATGTGAACAATTTGACCCCGATGGGATTACTGTTTATGTGTTTTCGGGAAGATTTAAGCGTTATGACAATGTCACTACTAGTAAAGTTACACAAATTTTTCAAGAAAATGATCCATCAGGAACAACCGATTTAGCCGCAGTTTTAAAACACGCTACTGATGATTATTTTCAACGGAAAGCTGCGGGTACAGCAAAGCCCAATGGCGATACAATTTTAGTAGTAACTGATGGTGAACCAGACGATCGCAAAGCAGTAATGCGAGTCATTATCGAAGCTTCTCGGCGGATGGATAGAGATGAAGAACTGGGAATTTCCTTTATTCAAGTTGGCACAGATCCCCAAGCAACTCGGTTTCTGAAAGTATTAGATGATGAACTGCAAAGTGCTGGGGCAAAATTCGATATCTGTGACACCATTACAATGGAAGATATGGAAGATTTAAGTTTGTCTGAAGTGTTGCTCAACGCTATTAACGATTAG
- a CDS encoding Uma2 family endonuclease, with protein MVLAAPQRQNPVVTWEKLPDDFILPDDPVENIQQPFLAAALTEALATSDRIQPEMLVASNFGIVANINQKTVVKAPDWLYIPRVSPVGTGVIRRSYTPNIEGENVAVVMEFLSDTDNGEYSIRPTFPYGKLYFYEQILQVPVYAIFNPYEVSLEVLRLENGRYVLQQPTESGQFWIPELELFLGIWRGTRLGMNIYWLRWWDEAGNLLLWSSEQAEQERQRAEQERQRAEQEHQRAEQERQRADDAIAQLEIERQRQAVLLAKLRELGIDAE; from the coding sequence ATGGTTCTAGCCGCACCTCAGCGCCAAAACCCTGTTGTCACTTGGGAAAAACTCCCAGATGATTTTATTCTGCCCGACGATCCAGTGGAAAATATTCAACAGCCTTTTTTAGCAGCAGCGTTAACAGAAGCATTAGCTACAAGCGATCGCATTCAACCAGAGATGTTAGTTGCATCTAATTTTGGCATCGTCGCTAATATTAATCAAAAAACCGTTGTTAAAGCGCCTGATTGGCTATATATACCCCGTGTTTCACCCGTGGGTACAGGTGTAATTCGGCGCAGCTACACACCTAACATCGAAGGTGAAAATGTGGCTGTGGTGATGGAATTTTTATCAGATACCGATAACGGCGAATATTCAATTCGTCCCACCTTTCCCTATGGAAAACTCTATTTTTACGAACAAATATTACAAGTTCCAGTTTATGCAATTTTTAATCCTTACGAAGTCAGTTTAGAAGTTCTGCGTCTGGAAAATGGGCGATATGTTTTGCAACAACCAACAGAATCAGGACAATTTTGGATTCCTGAATTGGAATTGTTCTTGGGAATTTGGCGAGGAACTCGCTTAGGGATGAATATTTATTGGTTGCGATGGTGGGATGAAGCAGGTAATTTGTTGCTGTGGAGTTCCGAACAAGCTGAACAAGAACGCCAACGCGCCGAACAAGAACGTCAACGTGCGGAACAAGAACATCAACGCGCCGAACAAGAACGCCAACGTGCTGATGATGCGATCGCACAATTGGAAATTGAACGTCAACGTCAAGCTGTATTATTAGCAAAGCTACGAGAGTTGGGCATAGATGCAGAGTAA
- a CDS encoding ATP-binding protein has translation MNSPPTPHTTNHPRGHPTEFEQIINANSHNFIGRNFVFAAINEFIRRYQRGYFTIIGAPGSGKSAILAKYALDNPDVVYYNVEVAGKNRAEEFLKNICTQLIEMFTISLDNQPENTTQGSWFLSLLLQQISDGLASNQKLVIAIDGLNFIDRNSQSPGANLFYLPRYLPDGVYFLLSRRPFLPEKSGLLIEAPFQSLDLADYEAENQADIQAYIQKYLTAEEIPPTPLQKGGSISPHQSSNFLIDKEGNVPPFLRGARGDLKSWLSNHHISEQEFCTRLTTESENNFMYLSQIINAIADNFYSEPFQYNQLPPGLETYYQQHLQTIMPPEEHSEFKLAVLNELVKQQQPISAAAIAEILNTDEFEVEEVLENWLEFLQQEKNSDNTYYSLYHSHFRDWLSRQLSRSS, from the coding sequence ATGAATTCACCACCTACACCGCACACTACTAATCATCCCAGAGGACACCCTACGGAGTTTGAGCAAATTATTAACGCAAACAGCCACAATTTTATCGGGCGGAATTTTGTCTTCGCGGCAATTAATGAATTTATTCGGCGCTATCAGCGCGGTTACTTTACTATCATTGGCGCACCAGGTAGCGGTAAAAGTGCAATTTTAGCTAAATATGCCCTAGATAATCCTGATGTTGTCTATTACAACGTTGAAGTGGCAGGTAAAAATCGTGCTGAGGAATTCTTAAAAAATATCTGCACGCAATTAATAGAGATGTTTACAATATCTCTAGATAACCAACCGGAAAACACTACACAAGGGAGTTGGTTTTTATCTTTGCTACTTCAGCAAATCAGTGATGGGTTAGCATCCAATCAAAAGTTAGTTATTGCAATTGATGGCTTAAATTTTATTGACCGCAATAGTCAATCTCCTGGTGCAAATTTGTTTTATCTCCCGCGTTATCTTCCTGATGGGGTTTATTTTCTCCTTAGCCGCCGACCATTTTTGCCAGAAAAGTCAGGTTTGTTAATTGAAGCACCGTTCCAAAGTCTTGATTTAGCAGATTATGAGGCAGAAAATCAAGCGGATATTCAGGCTTATATTCAAAAGTACCTAACCGCAGAAGAGATCCCCCCAACCCCCCTTCAAAAGGGGGGCAGTATTTCTCCTCACCAGTCAAGTAACTTTTTAATTGACAAGGAAGGCAACGTTCCCCCCTTTTTAAGGGGGGCTAGGGGGGATCTCAAATCTTGGCTAAGTAATCACCATATCAGTGAGCAGGAATTCTGCACCCGCCTCACCACTGAATCGGAAAATAATTTTATGTATCTCAGTCAAATCATAAATGCGATCGCTGATAATTTCTACTCTGAACCATTCCAATACAATCAACTCCCTCCAGGTTTAGAGACATATTATCAGCAGCATTTACAAACAATCATGCCACCAGAAGAACACTCAGAATTTAAGCTTGCGGTATTGAATGAATTAGTCAAGCAGCAACAACCAATATCAGCCGCCGCAATTGCTGAAATTCTAAATACAGATGAATTTGAAGTTGAAGAAGTTCTAGAAAACTGGCTAGAGTTCTTGCAACAAGAAAAAAACTCAGACAACACCTATTACAGTCTTTATCATTCCCACTTCCGCGACTGGTTAAGTAGACAACTAAGTAGGTCATCGTGA
- a CDS encoding salt stress protein, Slr1339 family, whose protein sequence is MDSIDKLLAQIKAEYDPAKPTSTPQQPKPDVVPSFISTPQSKSQSIIDNILAEVKADVEAQAAAEELQKQQELEQERIRQEQIKAQQLEILQTQAKEWLDKLDPFSPEGLWFEKFAEGYPSKLAAAVEYLQTN, encoded by the coding sequence ATGGACTCTATTGATAAACTATTAGCTCAAATCAAAGCGGAATATGATCCCGCCAAGCCAACATCTACACCACAACAGCCAAAACCAGATGTAGTTCCATCATTCATTTCTACACCACAGTCTAAATCACAATCTATTATCGATAACATTTTGGCGGAGGTAAAAGCTGATGTCGAGGCCCAAGCAGCAGCCGAAGAATTGCAAAAACAGCAAGAACTAGAACAAGAACGTATCCGCCAAGAACAAATCAAAGCTCAACAATTAGAAATTTTGCAAACCCAAGCCAAAGAATGGTTAGATAAATTAGATCCTTTCTCTCCCGAAGGATTATGGTTTGAGAAATTTGCTGAAGGCTACCCCTCGAAATTAGCCGCAGCAGTTGAATATTTACAGACTAATTAA
- a CDS encoding RNA recognition motif domain-containing protein — translation MSVRLYIGNLPKEEIDRQDLQAVFAAEGDAVTTKLIKDRKTGKCRGFGFLTVNNDEQADQIIEKYNGQLFKDTPIKLEKALPRTKGDEGDEQAPKAASNPTPSSNKEGNRRDKGSKKSKRSGGGRETTTTADSDAIRPDPRWASELEKLKQMLAAQTTN, via the coding sequence ATGTCCGTTCGCCTATACATAGGCAATTTGCCAAAAGAAGAAATAGATCGCCAAGACTTGCAAGCGGTTTTTGCAGCTGAGGGCGATGCTGTAACCACGAAATTAATTAAAGACCGGAAAACTGGTAAATGTCGTGGTTTTGGTTTCTTAACCGTCAACAATGACGAACAAGCTGATCAAATTATTGAAAAATATAATGGTCAGTTGTTCAAAGATACCCCGATTAAGCTAGAAAAAGCATTGCCCCGTACCAAGGGTGATGAAGGCGATGAACAAGCGCCAAAAGCTGCCAGCAACCCCACTCCCAGCAGCAACAAAGAAGGCAATCGCCGTGACAAAGGTTCTAAGAAGTCTAAGCGTAGCGGTGGTGGACGCGAAACTACTACCACAGCAGACTCAGATGCAATTCGTCCAGATCCCCGTTGGGCATCTGAACTAGAAAAGCTGAAGCAGATGTTAGCGGCGCAAACCACAAATTAA